A single region of the Nocardioides sp. W7 genome encodes:
- the secA gene encoding preprotein translocase subunit SecA — MPAILDKLLRIGEGKILRQLEAVAKAVNAIEDDFVAMSDEELQGMTVEFKRRLAEGETLDDLMPEAFATAREAAKRVLGMRPFDVQIMGGAALHLGNIAEMKTGEGKTLVAVLPSYLNALAGKGVHVVTVNDYLAKYQSEMMGRVHGFLGLTTGVILPEMRPAQRREQYNCDVTYGTNNELGFDYLRDNMAGSIEECVQRGHAFAVVDEVDSILIDEARTPLIISGPTQDEVKWYGEFAKLVSKLEKDVDYETDEKKRTISVLEPGITKVEDHLGIENLYEAVNTPLISFLNNSIKAKELFRRDKEYVVMNGEVLIVDEHTGRMLSGRRYNDGLHQAIEAKEGVTVREEYQTLATVTLQNYFRLYEKLSGMTGTAMTEASEFDKIYQLGVVPIPTNKPMQRVDQADLVYRTEEAKYDAVADDIAERNEKGQPVLVGTVSVEKSEYLSDLLKKRGIPHTVLNAKVHAAEAKIVAMAGHKGAVTVATNMAGRGTDIMLGGSVEFLADAELRKQGLDPVEHAEEYDAAWPAMLERIKAQVGAEHDEVRELGGLYVVGTERHESRRIDNQLRGRSGRQGDPGESRFYLSLQDELMRLFKSEWVDRVLTMLKIPDDVPIENKRVTNAIANAQGQVESQNFESRKNVLKYDDVMDRQRKVIYGERREVLEGADLQDQIRTFIDDVVTGVVTGHTQGFGEEWDLEQLWTDLGQIWPVSVSLEKVLADADGEVAHIDRDELIEQLKADAHACYQAREAEVGEEVIRELERRVLLSVLDRKWREHLYEMDYLREGIYLRAYSQRDPLVEYQREGFDMFAAMMDGIKEEAVGFLFNLEVSVEDEVEEDEETEEVYEPLLQPEGTVQQRAAVPTIKAKGLDRPSQPQNLTYSAPDEDGEAEVRGVTATNADNEYAGVGRNDRCPCGSGKKFKQCHGAPGGPSGLTARASG, encoded by the coding sequence ATGCCTGCCATCCTCGACAAGCTCCTTCGCATCGGCGAGGGCAAGATCCTGCGTCAGCTCGAGGCCGTCGCGAAGGCCGTCAACGCCATCGAGGACGACTTCGTCGCGATGAGCGACGAGGAGCTGCAGGGGATGACGGTCGAGTTCAAGCGGCGGCTGGCAGAGGGCGAGACCCTCGACGACCTGATGCCGGAGGCCTTCGCCACGGCGCGTGAGGCGGCCAAGCGGGTCCTCGGCATGCGCCCGTTCGACGTCCAGATCATGGGCGGCGCGGCCCTGCACCTCGGCAACATCGCCGAGATGAAGACCGGTGAGGGCAAGACCTTGGTCGCGGTGCTGCCGTCGTACCTCAACGCGCTCGCGGGCAAGGGCGTCCACGTCGTCACCGTCAACGACTACCTGGCCAAGTACCAGTCCGAGATGATGGGCCGCGTCCACGGCTTCCTCGGGCTGACCACGGGCGTGATCCTCCCCGAGATGCGTCCGGCGCAGCGCCGCGAGCAGTACAACTGCGACGTCACCTACGGCACCAACAACGAGCTCGGCTTCGACTACCTGCGCGACAACATGGCCGGCTCCATCGAGGAGTGCGTCCAGCGCGGTCACGCCTTCGCCGTCGTCGACGAGGTCGACTCGATCCTCATCGACGAGGCGCGGACCCCGCTGATCATCAGCGGTCCGACCCAGGACGAGGTCAAGTGGTATGGCGAGTTCGCCAAGCTCGTCAGCAAGCTCGAGAAGGACGTCGACTACGAGACCGACGAGAAGAAGCGCACGATCTCGGTCCTAGAGCCCGGCATCACCAAGGTCGAGGACCACCTCGGGATCGAGAACCTCTACGAGGCGGTCAACACCCCGCTGATCTCGTTCCTGAACAACTCCATCAAGGCCAAGGAGCTGTTCCGCCGCGACAAGGAGTACGTCGTCATGAACGGCGAGGTGCTCATCGTCGACGAGCACACCGGCCGGATGCTGTCGGGCCGCCGCTACAACGACGGCCTGCACCAGGCCATCGAGGCCAAGGAGGGCGTGACGGTCCGCGAGGAGTACCAGACCCTCGCCACCGTCACCCTGCAGAACTACTTCCGCCTCTACGAGAAGCTCTCCGGCATGACCGGCACGGCGATGACCGAGGCCTCGGAGTTCGACAAGATCTACCAGCTCGGCGTGGTCCCGATCCCGACCAACAAGCCGATGCAGCGCGTCGACCAGGCCGACCTCGTCTACCGCACCGAGGAGGCGAAGTACGACGCCGTCGCCGACGACATCGCCGAGCGCAACGAGAAGGGCCAGCCGGTCCTGGTCGGCACCGTCTCGGTGGAGAAGTCGGAGTACCTCTCCGACCTGCTGAAGAAGCGCGGCATCCCGCACACCGTCCTGAACGCGAAGGTGCACGCAGCCGAGGCCAAGATCGTCGCGATGGCCGGCCACAAGGGCGCGGTGACAGTCGCGACCAACATGGCCGGTCGAGGCACCGACATCATGCTCGGTGGCTCGGTGGAGTTCCTCGCCGACGCCGAGCTGCGCAAGCAGGGCCTCGACCCGGTCGAGCACGCGGAGGAGTACGACGCCGCCTGGCCGGCCATGCTGGAGCGGATCAAGGCGCAGGTCGGCGCCGAGCACGACGAGGTCCGCGAGCTCGGCGGCCTCTACGTCGTCGGCACCGAGCGGCACGAGTCGCGCCGGATCGACAACCAGCTGCGCGGGCGCTCCGGCCGTCAGGGCGACCCGGGCGAGTCCCGGTTCTACCTGTCGCTGCAGGACGAGCTGATGCGGCTGTTCAAGTCCGAGTGGGTCGACCGTGTCCTGACGATGCTGAAGATCCCGGACGACGTCCCGATCGAGAACAAGCGCGTCACCAACGCGATCGCGAACGCCCAGGGCCAGGTGGAGTCGCAGAACTTCGAGTCCCGCAAGAACGTCCTGAAGTACGACGACGTGATGGACCGCCAGCGCAAGGTCATCTACGGCGAGCGGCGCGAGGTGCTCGAGGGCGCCGACCTGCAGGACCAGATCCGCACCTTCATCGACGACGTCGTGACCGGTGTCGTGACCGGGCACACGCAGGGCTTCGGCGAGGAGTGGGACCTGGAGCAGCTGTGGACCGACCTCGGCCAGATCTGGCCGGTCTCCGTCAGCCTCGAGAAGGTCCTGGCGGACGCCGACGGCGAGGTCGCCCACATCGACCGCGACGAGCTCATCGAGCAGCTCAAGGCCGACGCCCACGCGTGCTACCAGGCCCGGGAGGCCGAGGTCGGCGAGGAGGTCATCCGCGAGCTGGAGCGGCGCGTGCTGCTCTCGGTGCTGGACCGCAAGTGGCGCGAGCACCTCTACGAGATGGACTACCTCCGCGAGGGCATCTACCTGCGTGCCTACTCCCAGCGCGACCCGCTCGTCGAGTACCAGCGCGAGGGCTTCGACATGTTCGCGGCCATGATGGACGGCATCAAGGAGGAGGCGGTCGGCTTCCTGTTCAACCTCGAGGTCTCCGTCGAGGACGAGGTCGAGGAGGACGAGGAGACCGAGGAGGTCTACGAGCCGCTGCTGCAGCCCGAGGGCACGGTCCAGCAGCGCGCGGCCGTGCCGACGATCAAGGCCAAGGGCCTCGATCGGCCCTCGCAGCCGCAGAACCTCACCTACTCCGCCCCGGACGAGGACGGCGAGGCCGAGGTCCGCGGCGTCACCGCCACCAACGCCGACAACGAGTACGCCGGGGTCGGCCGCAACGACCGGTGCCCCTGCGGCTCGGGCAAGAAGTTCAAGCAGTGCCACGGCGCTCCCGGTGGCCCGAGCGGCCTCACGGCTCGCGCCTCGGGCTGA
- a CDS encoding crosslink repair DNA glycosylase YcaQ family protein, which translates to MTSQTLSTAQARRIALAAQGFLDPRHAVPTMRTLQRTLTRTGVLQVDSVNVLQRAHYMPLYSRMGPYDVELLRRASEQRPRRLVEYWAHVQAFMPVELWPHMQHRMERYRQRRGKWAVLEENPQLEASLIDEIRDRGASTARELDDGLPRTKEQWGWNWSTTRQVLDYLFTVGDLAIAGRNSQFEVRYDLPERVIPADVLARPTPSLAEASLELVRRAAVSHGVATAQCLKDYFRMHVDDVRPAVATLVESGELIPVTIEGWKRPAYLHRDARLARRIGARALLSPFDPLVWERERTERIFDFHYRIEIYTPAEKRVHGYYVLPFLLGDRIVARVDLKADRKAGVLVVQGAYAEPGAPGETAEELAAELRVLAGWLGLDSVRAEPRGDLAPALLPALSAAGLIGLAQPR; encoded by the coding sequence ATGACGTCGCAGACGCTGAGCACCGCGCAGGCACGCCGGATCGCGCTCGCAGCCCAGGGCTTCCTCGACCCGCGCCACGCGGTGCCCACGATGCGCACCCTGCAGCGCACCCTCACCCGCACCGGCGTGCTCCAGGTCGACTCGGTCAACGTCCTGCAGCGCGCGCACTACATGCCGCTCTACTCCCGGATGGGCCCCTACGACGTCGAGCTGCTGCGCCGCGCGTCCGAGCAGCGGCCCCGCCGCCTGGTGGAGTACTGGGCGCACGTCCAGGCGTTCATGCCCGTCGAGCTGTGGCCGCACATGCAGCACCGGATGGAGCGCTACCGCCAGCGCCGGGGCAAGTGGGCCGTCCTGGAGGAGAACCCCCAGCTGGAGGCGTCGCTGATCGACGAGATCCGCGACCGGGGCGCCTCGACGGCCCGCGAGCTGGACGACGGGCTGCCGCGCACCAAGGAGCAGTGGGGATGGAACTGGTCGACGACCCGGCAGGTGCTCGACTACCTCTTCACCGTGGGCGACCTGGCCATCGCCGGCCGCAACAGCCAGTTCGAGGTCCGCTACGACCTGCCCGAGCGGGTCATCCCGGCTGACGTGCTGGCCCGGCCGACGCCGTCCCTGGCCGAGGCGTCGCTGGAGCTGGTGCGGCGGGCCGCGGTCTCGCACGGCGTCGCGACCGCCCAGTGCCTCAAGGACTACTTCCGGATGCACGTCGACGACGTCCGGCCGGCCGTCGCGACGCTGGTCGAGTCGGGTGAGCTGATCCCCGTGACGATCGAGGGCTGGAAGCGGCCGGCGTACCTCCACCGCGATGCCCGGCTCGCGCGCCGGATCGGTGCCCGGGCCCTGCTCAGCCCGTTCGACCCGCTCGTGTGGGAGCGCGAGCGCACCGAGCGGATCTTCGACTTCCACTACCGCATCGAGATCTACACCCCGGCCGAGAAGCGCGTGCACGGCTACTACGTGCTGCCGTTCCTGCTCGGCGACCGGATCGTGGCCCGGGTCGACCTCAAGGCGGACCGGAAGGCGGGCGTGCTGGTCGTCCAGGGTGCGTACGCCGAGCCCGGGGCACCGGGTGAGACCGCCGAGGAGCTCGCCGCCGAGCTCCGCGTGCTGGCCGGTTGGCTCGGTCTCGACTCGGTGCGGGCCGAGCCGCGTGGCGACCTCGCGCCGGCGCTGCTGCCCGCGCTGTCCGCCGCCGGGCTCATCGGATTGGCCCAGCCCCGATAG
- a CDS encoding response regulator transcription factor has product MADSDTDGSEPIRVLVVDDQELFRRGLTMLLGVESGIEVVGEAGDGVEGTNLATTAAPDVVLLDIRMPKRSGIEACLAIKEAVPSAKIIMLTVSDEEADLYEAVKSGASGYLLKDSSIDEVAQAVRVVADGQSLISPSMAVKLIDEFKQMSRPERDHVPGLRLTERELEVLRLVARGMNNREIARQLFISENTVKNHVRNILEKLQLHSRMEAVMYAVKEKLLDLP; this is encoded by the coding sequence GTGGCCGATTCAGACACAGACGGCTCGGAGCCCATCCGGGTGCTCGTGGTCGATGACCAGGAGCTCTTCCGGCGCGGGCTCACGATGCTGCTGGGTGTGGAGTCGGGCATCGAGGTGGTCGGCGAGGCCGGCGACGGCGTCGAGGGCACCAACCTCGCCACGACGGCCGCTCCCGACGTGGTGCTGCTCGACATCCGGATGCCCAAGCGCTCCGGGATCGAGGCCTGCCTGGCCATCAAGGAGGCCGTGCCCTCGGCCAAGATCATCATGCTCACCGTCTCCGACGAGGAGGCCGACCTCTACGAGGCGGTCAAGAGCGGAGCCTCGGGCTACCTGCTGAAGGACTCCTCGATCGACGAGGTCGCCCAGGCGGTCCGCGTGGTCGCCGACGGCCAGTCGCTGATCAGCCCGTCGATGGCCGTGAAGCTGATCGACGAGTTCAAGCAGATGTCGCGCCCCGAGCGCGACCACGTCCCGGGCCTGCGGCTGACCGAGCGCGAGCTCGAGGTGCTGCGGCTGGTCGCGCGCGGCATGAACAACCGCGAGATCGCCCGCCAGCTGTTCATCTCCGAGAACACCGTCAAGAACCACGTGCGCAACATCTTGGAGAAGCTCCAGCTGCACTCCCGCATGGAGGCCGTGATGTACGCCGTCAAGGAAAAGCTGCTCGATCTCCCATAG
- the raiA gene encoding ribosome-associated translation inhibitor RaiA codes for MEVVVTGRHCEISDRFREHATEKLTRLEKHDHRIMRVHVEVDSEPNPRQHDRSIHVQLTAFSKGPVIRAEAAADDKMGALDLALDKMASQMRRAADRRRVHRGQKTPVSVGQALADTSAEPMADTLEEELSTTQERHVGPIAVTGDGPLVVREKTHPASPMTLDQALYEMELVGHDFYLFVDKESERPAVVYRRRGYDYGVISLELGED; via the coding sequence ATGGAAGTTGTGGTCACGGGTCGTCACTGCGAGATCTCGGACAGGTTCCGCGAGCATGCGACGGAGAAGCTGACTCGACTGGAGAAGCACGACCACCGGATCATGCGGGTGCATGTGGAGGTGGACAGTGAGCCCAACCCGCGCCAGCACGACCGTTCCATCCACGTGCAGCTGACTGCGTTCTCGAAGGGCCCGGTCATCCGGGCCGAGGCCGCTGCCGACGACAAGATGGGGGCGCTCGACCTGGCCCTGGACAAGATGGCCTCACAGATGCGCCGGGCCGCCGACCGGCGTCGAGTGCACCGGGGCCAGAAGACCCCGGTCTCGGTGGGGCAGGCGCTCGCCGACACGTCGGCGGAGCCGATGGCCGACACCCTCGAAGAGGAGCTGTCGACGACCCAGGAGCGGCACGTCGGACCGATCGCCGTGACGGGCGACGGACCGTTGGTGGTCCGGGAGAAGACGCACCCGGCGAGCCCGATGACCCTCGACCAGGCCCTCTACGAGATGGAGCTCGTGGGTCACGACTTCTACCTGTTCGTCGACAAGGAGAGCGAGCGGCCCGCTGTCGTCTACCGGCGTCGCGGGTACGACTACGGCGTCATCTCGCTGGAGCTCGGGGAGGACTGA
- a CDS encoding phosphoribosyltransferase family protein gives MRDAVTDLLLGGRCVGCGDPGRLLCVTCAQELPTGARLAWPVPTPPGLVPPWAATSYDGVARAMVLGLKERRLLGLGRPLVGLLTQAVAAAAPPGPIVLVPVPSRRVSVRARGHDPTYALAAGASARLRREGYDVRVARLLRTRPGLVDQAGLDAAARARNLAGSMTCPSGPLHRLAAVLPRARVVICDDVLTTGATAREAQRALEAVGLQVTSVAAVAATRRRHTEVGTSVPFVRAGK, from the coding sequence GTGCGCGACGCCGTCACCGACCTGCTGCTCGGCGGCCGCTGCGTCGGGTGCGGTGACCCGGGCCGGCTGCTCTGCGTGACGTGCGCGCAGGAGCTCCCGACCGGAGCCCGGCTCGCCTGGCCGGTCCCGACCCCGCCCGGGCTGGTGCCGCCGTGGGCGGCGACGTCGTACGACGGTGTCGCGCGGGCGATGGTGCTGGGCCTGAAGGAGCGCCGGCTGCTCGGCCTGGGCCGCCCGCTCGTCGGGCTGCTCACCCAGGCCGTCGCCGCCGCGGCCCCACCGGGCCCGATCGTGCTCGTGCCGGTCCCGTCCCGACGCGTCAGCGTGCGCGCCCGCGGCCACGACCCGACGTACGCCCTGGCCGCGGGAGCGAGCGCCCGGCTCCGGCGGGAGGGGTACGACGTCCGCGTGGCCAGGCTGCTGCGCACCCGGCCCGGCCTGGTGGACCAGGCCGGCCTGGACGCCGCCGCGCGGGCCCGCAACCTCGCCGGGTCGATGACCTGCCCGAGCGGTCCGCTGCACCGGCTCGCGGCGGTGCTGCCCCGGGCCCGGGTCGTCATCTGCGACGACGTGCTGACGACCGGTGCGACCGCACGGGAGGCCCAGCGGGCCCTCGAGGCGGTCGGTCTGCAGGTGACTTCCGTGGCCGCCGTGGCGGCAACCCGGAGACGTCACACCGAAGTGGGGACCTCGGTCCCTTTTGTGCGGGCCGGGAAGTGA
- a CDS encoding LpqB family beta-propeller domain-containing protein, with amino-acid sequence MRRPSRVGAAVLTAVLLVLAAGCVGLPESGPVVETDNSRGTPETTGVKYDPLPPLPDASRSEIVKGFLDAMTAVPIQTTSAAEFLTQEARASWRPERETITYGDRSPALDISSVVRVRMLDGSNRFDARGAWRGSLSGSDLDLRFGLEMERGQWRIADVRDALIVPESWFEARFRRLSLSFFDPSAEILVPEPVFVADDDALATRLVEGLLDGPGPALAPSSRSFFPPGARLGDLSVPVSPDGVAEVSLSDVGQQPPESQRLMVVQLAATLRQVAGVTSVRVSVDGDPVQPPGSEEGRFPVGLGAQYDPAVPGASAVVFGIRERRLVSGIPEDLDPVRGLFGTGEVALRSAAVSLDGSTAAAVTTAGAVLVAPVNGDADDVRSILDRGTDLLEPAWDFADRIWLVDRRADGARVRYYENDRLRALEVPGVTGQLVRSFLVSRDGSRMVAVVAGRSGDELVVSRIRHRARGDVRNATPAQVILGGALEAPSIKDVAWRSPTSVAVLTGVAGELWEVRSVAVDGAPTSVESIANLNGPVRSLAGSPVEGQSLLVLAPDGALDLSRPVAREIELGEGRRLRSLGYVG; translated from the coding sequence ATGAGACGTCCGTCGCGCGTGGGCGCCGCGGTCCTGACCGCCGTGCTGCTGGTCCTGGCCGCGGGGTGCGTGGGCCTGCCCGAGAGCGGACCGGTCGTGGAGACCGACAACTCGCGCGGCACCCCCGAGACGACGGGCGTGAAGTACGACCCGCTGCCGCCGCTGCCCGACGCCTCGCGCTCGGAGATCGTCAAGGGCTTCCTCGACGCGATGACCGCGGTGCCGATCCAGACCACGTCGGCCGCGGAGTTCCTCACCCAGGAGGCCCGGGCATCCTGGCGCCCCGAGCGCGAGACGATCACGTACGGCGACCGCTCGCCGGCCCTCGACATCAGCTCCGTCGTACGCGTCCGGATGCTCGACGGCAGCAACCGGTTCGACGCCCGGGGTGCCTGGCGGGGGTCGTTGAGCGGGAGCGACCTCGACCTGAGGTTCGGCCTGGAGATGGAGCGGGGCCAGTGGCGCATCGCCGACGTCCGCGACGCGCTGATCGTGCCCGAGTCGTGGTTCGAGGCGCGCTTCCGGCGGCTGTCGCTGTCCTTCTTCGACCCCAGCGCCGAGATCCTGGTGCCCGAGCCGGTGTTCGTCGCCGACGACGACGCCCTGGCCACCCGGCTGGTCGAGGGCCTGCTCGACGGTCCGGGACCCGCGCTCGCGCCCAGCTCTCGCAGCTTCTTCCCGCCCGGGGCCCGGCTCGGTGACCTGTCGGTGCCGGTGTCCCCGGACGGCGTGGCCGAGGTGTCGCTCAGCGACGTCGGCCAGCAGCCTCCCGAGAGCCAGCGACTGATGGTGGTGCAGCTCGCCGCCACGCTGCGCCAGGTCGCCGGCGTCACCTCCGTGCGGGTGAGCGTCGACGGCGACCCGGTCCAGCCGCCCGGCAGCGAGGAGGGTCGGTTCCCCGTCGGCCTCGGCGCGCAGTACGACCCCGCGGTCCCGGGCGCCAGCGCGGTCGTCTTCGGCATCCGGGAGCGGCGGCTGGTCTCGGGGATCCCCGAGGACCTCGACCCCGTCCGTGGGCTCTTCGGCACGGGCGAGGTCGCGTTGCGCTCAGCGGCGGTCAGCCTCGACGGCAGCACCGCCGCGGCCGTCACGACCGCCGGCGCCGTCCTGGTCGCTCCGGTCAACGGCGACGCCGACGACGTACGCAGCATCCTGGACCGCGGCACCGACCTGCTGGAGCCGGCATGGGACTTCGCCGACCGGATCTGGCTGGTCGACCGCCGGGCCGACGGCGCCCGGGTCCGCTACTACGAGAACGACCGGCTCCGCGCGCTCGAGGTGCCCGGGGTCACCGGGCAGCTGGTCCGATCCTTCCTGGTGTCGCGGGACGGGTCGCGGATGGTGGCCGTGGTCGCCGGCCGGTCGGGCGACGAGCTGGTGGTGAGCCGGATCCGCCACCGGGCCCGGGGCGACGTCCGCAACGCGACCCCTGCCCAGGTGATCCTCGGCGGGGCGCTGGAGGCCCCGTCGATCAAGGACGTCGCCTGGCGCTCACCGACCAGCGTCGCGGTGCTGACCGGGGTGGCCGGCGAGCTGTGGGAGGTCCGCTCGGTCGCCGTCGACGGCGCACCGACCAGTGTCGAGAGCATCGCCAACCTCAACGGCCCGGTCCGGTCGCTGGCCGGCTCGCCCGTCGAGGGCCAGAGCCTGCTGGTGCTCGCCCCGGACGGGGCGCTCGACCTGTCCCGCCCGGTCGCCCGCGAGATCGAGCTCGGCGAGGGTCGGCGGCTGCGCTCACTCGGGTACGTCGGCTGA
- the mtrB gene encoding MtrAB system histidine kinase MtrB: protein MTRVRSPLGMPPGLRRGLTFWRRSIQARVVASTLLLSATVVGVVGWFLLQQVREGLLEQRVDAVVAEANTERADAETRLGSVPGTDVDATAQQAELIDPIIQRGLTRGFSVVLAGPLGENTGRIAQRGTRSSPGVDTASVPGSLEGHFQEPAGTAWTYTTIRTVAASGAARSEEPGIVVGTQVALVADGGTYTLYFLFPLDEQQETLALVTQALLTAAVLLLVLVAGVTWLVTRQVVTPIRMARRVAERLAAGRLQERLRVSGEDDLARLATSFNQMASNLQRQIRQLEELSRVQHRFVSDVSHELRTPLTTVRMAGDVLYDARADFDPVTSRAAELLQTELDRFETLLVDLLEISRFDAGAAVLDAEDLNLVDVAHRVVEATRPLAEQRDVRVVVRAPDHPCLAEADARRVERVVRNLITNAIDHAETGRGEEIVVSVAGDDHAAAITVRDFGVGLGPGESALVFNRFWRADPARARTSGGTGLGLSISLEDSHLHGGWLQAWGRPGEGAQFRLTLPRRVNAPLRRSPLPLVPADAREPVT, encoded by the coding sequence ATGACGCGGGTCCGCTCGCCGCTGGGGATGCCGCCCGGACTCCGGCGCGGACTGACCTTCTGGCGGCGCTCCATCCAGGCCCGGGTGGTCGCCTCCACCCTGCTGTTGTCCGCGACCGTGGTCGGAGTCGTGGGCTGGTTCCTGCTCCAGCAGGTCCGGGAGGGCCTCCTGGAGCAGCGCGTGGACGCGGTGGTGGCCGAGGCCAACACCGAGCGCGCGGACGCCGAGACCCGGCTCGGGTCGGTTCCCGGCACCGATGTGGACGCCACCGCCCAGCAGGCGGAGCTGATCGACCCGATCATCCAGCGCGGCCTGACCCGCGGCTTCTCGGTCGTGCTCGCCGGTCCGCTCGGTGAGAACACCGGCCGGATCGCCCAGCGCGGGACCCGGTCCTCGCCGGGGGTCGACACCGCCAGCGTGCCGGGCTCGCTGGAGGGTCACTTCCAGGAGCCGGCCGGGACGGCGTGGACGTACACGACCATCCGGACCGTGGCGGCGAGCGGAGCCGCGCGCAGCGAGGAGCCCGGCATCGTGGTCGGCACCCAGGTGGCCCTGGTGGCCGACGGCGGCACCTACACCCTCTACTTCCTCTTCCCGCTCGACGAGCAGCAGGAGACGCTCGCCCTGGTCACCCAGGCCCTGCTCACCGCCGCCGTGCTGCTGCTGGTCCTGGTCGCCGGCGTCACCTGGCTGGTGACCCGCCAGGTGGTCACCCCGATCCGGATGGCCCGCCGGGTCGCCGAGCGGCTGGCCGCCGGCCGGCTGCAGGAGCGGCTGCGGGTCTCGGGTGAGGACGACCTGGCCCGGCTGGCGACGTCGTTCAACCAGATGGCGAGCAACCTCCAGCGCCAGATCCGGCAGCTGGAGGAGCTGAGCCGTGTCCAGCACCGCTTCGTCTCCGACGTCTCCCACGAGCTGCGCACGCCGCTCACGACCGTGCGGATGGCCGGGGACGTGTTGTACGACGCCCGCGCCGACTTCGACCCCGTCACCTCCCGCGCCGCCGAGCTGCTGCAGACCGAGCTGGACCGGTTCGAGACGCTGCTGGTCGACCTGCTCGAGATCAGCCGCTTCGACGCCGGCGCCGCGGTGCTCGACGCCGAGGACCTCAACCTCGTCGACGTCGCGCACCGGGTGGTCGAGGCGACCCGCCCGCTGGCCGAGCAGCGCGACGTCCGGGTCGTCGTACGCGCCCCGGACCATCCCTGCCTCGCGGAGGCGGACGCCCGGCGGGTCGAGCGCGTCGTCCGCAACCTGATCACCAACGCCATCGACCACGCCGAGACCGGTCGGGGCGAGGAGATCGTGGTCTCGGTCGCCGGCGACGACCATGCGGCGGCGATCACCGTGCGCGACTTCGGGGTCGGGCTCGGACCGGGGGAGTCGGCCCTGGTCTTCAACCGGTTCTGGCGCGCCGACCCGGCTCGCGCCCGCACCAGCGGAGGCACCGGGCTCGGCCTGTCCATCTCGCTGGAGGACTCCCACCTGCACGGCGGGTGGCTGCAGGCCTGGGGGCGGCCGGGCGAGGGCGCCCAGTTCCGGCTCACCCTGCCCCGCCGCGTCAACGCCCCGCTGCGCCGAAGCCCGTTGCCGCTGGTCCCGGCCGACGCCCGGGAGCCGGTGACATGA
- the mtrA gene encoding MtrAB system response regulator MtrA, translating into MPTGQPSNLSSDYATKGRVLVVDDDASLAEMLTIVLRQEGFDSRMCVRGDLALGEFRDYRPDLVLLDLMLPGKDGIDVCKEIRAESGVPIVMLTAKGDTVDVVVGLESGADDYVVKPFKPKELVARIRARVRRYETAGPETLTIGDLVIDVAGHAVARAGASISLTPLEFDLLVCLARKPWQVFTREVLLEQVWGYRHSADTRLVNVHVQRLRSKVEHDPENPEIVVTVRGVGYKAGHA; encoded by the coding sequence ATGCCCACCGGGCAGCCGAGCAACCTCTCCAGCGATTACGCGACCAAGGGACGCGTCCTCGTCGTCGACGATGACGCGTCCCTCGCGGAGATGCTGACGATCGTCCTGCGCCAAGAGGGCTTCGACAGCCGGATGTGCGTGCGGGGCGACCTGGCGCTCGGTGAGTTCCGCGACTACCGGCCCGACCTGGTGCTGCTCGACCTGATGCTGCCGGGCAAGGACGGCATCGACGTGTGCAAGGAGATCCGGGCGGAGTCGGGCGTCCCGATCGTGATGCTCACCGCGAAGGGCGACACCGTCGACGTGGTCGTCGGTCTCGAGTCGGGCGCCGACGACTACGTCGTCAAGCCCTTCAAGCCCAAGGAGCTCGTCGCCCGGATCCGGGCGCGGGTACGTCGCTACGAGACCGCCGGGCCGGAGACCTTGACGATCGGTGACCTCGTCATCGACGTCGCGGGCCACGCGGTCGCCCGGGCGGGCGCCTCGATCAGCCTGACGCCGCTGGAGTTCGACCTGCTGGTCTGCCTGGCCCGCAAGCCCTGGCAGGTCTTCACCCGCGAGGTGCTGCTGGAGCAGGTGTGGGGCTACCGGCACTCGGCGGACACCCGGCTGGTCAACGTGCACGTGCAGCGGCTGCGCTCGAAGGTGGAGCACGATCCGGAGAACCCCGAGATCGTCGTCACCGTCAGGGGCGTCGGCTACAAGGCCGGCCACGCCTAG